ATCCAGAAATCGGTCAGGTCTTCGGTGTTATTGGCCAGATACATCTCCACCGCGATCCCCCCGTCGAACGGGAAGTCGTTGGCGAAGAAGATCCCGCCGTCGTTGATCACTTCGAACTGGACCATGACGGAGGCGGCGTCGGTGGTCAGGCCCGAGAGGTTGAACTCGGAGAGGCCGCGGGCCTGCGATTCGTCGCCGTCGAAGTAGAGTTCGCCCACCTCCGCCAGATTAGGCAGGGCGGTGGATGAAGACGAGTGAAACGTCGTGGCATCGGCCACGGTAAACGTCAGCCCTTCGATGCTGACAAAGGCGCTGCATTGAGAAGCGAGTACGAGCAGGGCCGATCCCTTTGCAATAAGTGATTTCATAGACGATTGAGCTAAGGTGAGCGAGCTATTGCTAAGCGTTTAACGAGGCCTCTTTTTTAAGACACCCGCTCATCGTGCACGAGAATTACTTTGTATTGATAATCTTCAGTGTGAGCAAAACAACTACCTCTTTCTCCGTCGTAATTACCTCAAGGGGATTTTCAGGATCGTGAGTGAATCCGTGATTTCAGTTAGCATGAGGTGAGCAATCTGAAGCGCAAGCTTCCACAAAATAGGGTGTTGGCGGCGTGTTTTACGATTGCTATGGTTAGGGTTCGGATAGTCAGGTGGCTTAGCGGTGGTGTGCGCTCGTCTATGGCCGGGTAGCAGGAAGATCGTTACATGTGCGAGTGCCGAGGGGTATTGTTGTTTTTAACCACAAGATTCACAAAAGACACAAAACTGAAATTCGATCAGGTGCAGCTGGGATACGCTTGATCGGGTTTTCGTGCTTTTGTGGCTAAGGAATCACATTCTTCACTCCAAGCCCTGCAGCCACTCCCGCCAGTCCTGCGGGCGGCGGATGACGGCACCGCCCCGGTAGGCTGGGGCAAGCAGGTTCTGGTAAGCCGGGGCGGCGAAGCGCTGGCATTGCAGCAGGACGGCGGCGTGTTGGCCGGGGCCGCGCACGAGGCGACCGAGGGCCTGGTTGACCTTCAGCAGCGCGGGCAGGAGGTAGACTTCGCGGAAGGCTTCGGCGCGGTCGAGC
The Verrucomicrobiota bacterium JB022 DNA segment above includes these coding regions:
- a CDS encoding PEP-CTERM sorting domain-containing protein: MKSLIAKGSALLVLASQCSAFVSIEGLTFTVADATTFHSSSSTALPNLAEVGELYFDGDESQARGLSEFNLSGLTTDAASVMVQFEVINDGGIFFANDFPFDGGIAVEMYLANNTEDLTDFWIPSFVQIADFATSTLAVGQILMFDATEALNYALSKGATSLGIRLQADPLYYVNGGAWTFGNFELTYVAVPEPSSTATALGVLALGAAVFAARRRRA